The following proteins are encoded in a genomic region of Phycisphaerales bacterium:
- a CDS encoding metallopeptidase family protein — protein sequence MPTAFRERFDALLERELEALPDRVRAVLDEVPLHVMDEPDPVILRDLGVEAGDIDEATEELCGLHTGFMLTERPIELDAVLPNEIHLFRRGIALISGGWNADDETVAEQIRITLLHEIGHHFGLEEDDLDQLGYA from the coding sequence GTGCCGACCGCATTTCGCGAACGATTCGATGCGTTGCTGGAGCGGGAACTCGAGGCATTGCCCGATCGCGTCCGGGCCGTGCTCGATGAGGTGCCCCTGCACGTGATGGACGAGCCCGACCCGGTCATCTTGCGGGACCTGGGCGTGGAAGCAGGCGACATCGACGAAGCCACGGAGGAACTTTGTGGCTTGCACACCGGGTTTATGCTGACCGAGCGGCCGATCGAACTCGACGCTGTCCTGCCGAACGAGATCCACCTGTTCCGGCGAGGGATCGCCCTGATCTCCGGCGGCTGGAACGCCGATGACGAAACGGTGGCCGAGCAGATCCGCATAACCCTGTTGCATGAGATCGGGCACCATTTCGGGCTCGAAGAGGACGACCTCGACCAGTTGGGGTACGCCTGA
- the sppA gene encoding signal peptide peptidase SppA, with protein sequence MRPNRTLTYFAAGLMMLSAGATHALAQARERIGLLEITGTPSDAPSPLAWLFGEAEPTLSDLVSAIQSAPGEHNLDHLVVRLKDAALSWAIVDELGQAIESAGIPVTVFAEQMGPTDLMLASHADRAVIQKAGDVSLPGLYMEEMFLASTLDWVGLNAQLIQVGQYKGANEQLTRSTPSEAWNENISGLLDSLYGHMVSTLASGRGTNTQGVESAMETLWMASAEDAVQAGMVDAAIDLPDLGAHLVGEDANPRWITLTAGKQGNKLDTSNPFAMFQMLAQEPDVKLTGPTIAVLHMTGTIMTGDSGTGGLFGGQSIGSRSVRNELAELASNDLVKGVVLRIDSPGGSATASEIIWQGVQDLAKEKPVWVSIGNMAASGGYYIAVGGQKIYANESSILGSIGVVGGKISMSELYDTLKINVVGRARGPRADMFASTQPWNEQQVEIVRSKMADTYEQFTGRVTQGRPGIDLSKTAEGRLFLGTDAVRLKMADEIGTLDDAVADLADQVGLASYDVRHYPGPKSLTEILEESLGGFMGANAPTAADASALPMVRAVRAAVGEQTWTQMVHSLNSITLLREEPVVLTAPTVVTFR encoded by the coding sequence ATGCGCCCGAACCGCACGCTCACGTATTTTGCTGCTGGCCTGATGATGCTTTCGGCCGGCGCCACCCATGCCCTGGCCCAGGCGCGCGAGCGCATCGGCTTGCTCGAGATCACTGGCACGCCATCGGATGCCCCCAGCCCCCTGGCGTGGCTCTTCGGTGAGGCCGAGCCCACGCTGAGCGATCTCGTGAGCGCCATCCAGAGCGCACCGGGCGAGCACAACCTGGACCACCTGGTCGTTCGGCTGAAGGACGCGGCGCTGAGCTGGGCCATCGTGGATGAACTCGGCCAGGCAATCGAGTCGGCGGGCATTCCGGTGACGGTCTTCGCCGAGCAGATGGGGCCGACGGACCTGATGCTGGCCAGCCACGCCGATCGCGCCGTGATCCAGAAGGCGGGCGACGTCTCGCTGCCGGGCCTGTACATGGAAGAGATGTTCCTCGCGAGCACGCTCGACTGGGTTGGTCTGAACGCGCAGCTCATCCAGGTGGGCCAGTACAAGGGCGCCAACGAACAGCTCACGCGATCGACGCCCAGTGAGGCGTGGAACGAGAACATCAGCGGCCTGCTCGACAGCCTGTATGGACACATGGTCTCCACGCTGGCCAGCGGTCGCGGCACGAACACGCAGGGCGTGGAATCGGCCATGGAAACCCTGTGGATGGCCAGCGCCGAGGATGCCGTGCAGGCGGGCATGGTCGACGCCGCGATCGATCTTCCCGATCTGGGGGCCCATCTGGTGGGCGAAGACGCCAATCCGCGGTGGATCACGCTGACCGCTGGCAAGCAAGGCAACAAGCTCGATACCAGCAACCCGTTTGCCATGTTCCAGATGCTGGCCCAGGAGCCCGACGTCAAGCTCACCGGCCCCACCATCGCCGTGCTGCACATGACCGGGACCATCATGACCGGCGACTCGGGAACCGGCGGGCTGTTCGGCGGGCAGAGCATCGGCAGCCGAAGCGTCCGCAACGAACTGGCCGAGTTGGCCTCGAACGACCTGGTCAAGGGCGTGGTGCTCCGCATCGATTCGCCCGGTGGGTCGGCCACGGCCAGCGAGATCATCTGGCAGGGCGTGCAGGATCTGGCCAAGGAGAAGCCCGTCTGGGTCAGCATCGGAAACATGGCCGCCTCGGGCGGGTACTACATCGCCGTGGGTGGCCAGAAGATCTATGCCAATGAGTCGAGCATCCTCGGGTCGATCGGCGTCGTCGGCGGCAAGATCAGCATGAGCGAGCTCTACGACACGTTGAAGATCAACGTGGTGGGTCGAGCACGCGGACCGCGCGCCGACATGTTCGCATCGACCCAGCCATGGAACGAGCAGCAGGTCGAGATCGTGCGCAGTAAGATGGCCGACACCTATGAGCAGTTCACCGGCCGCGTGACCCAGGGGCGGCCCGGCATCGACCTTTCCAAAACCGCCGAGGGGCGGCTCTTCCTGGGCACCGACGCTGTGCGGCTCAAGATGGCCGATGAAATCGGCACACTGGACGACGCCGTCGCCGATCTGGCCGATCAGGTCGGATTGGCCAGCTACGACGTGCGGCACTACCCGGGCCCGAAGTCGCTCACCGAAATCCTTGAAGAGTCGCTTGGCGGATTCATGGGCGCCAACGCGCCGACCGCGGCCGATGCGTCTGCCCTGCCGATGGTTCGGGCCGTGCGCGCCGCCGTCGGCGAGCAAACCTGGACGCAGATGGTACATTCGCTCAACTCGATCACCCTGTTACGCGAAGAGCCCGTCGTGCTGACGGCGCCCACGGTGGTGACCTTCCGCTAG
- the pyrH gene encoding UMP kinase produces MHTVDDPSPAPKLQAPDGDREPNRLLLKLSGEAFGRSGAGVDPNLLTDICKEIAQATTHGAQLAIVVGGGNIIRGAQLAAAGLVQRATADHMGMLGTVINALALREGLTSVGVDSRVMSAIEIRAVAETFIRGRAIRHLEKGRVVILAGGTGNPYFSTDTCASLRAMELGCRVLLKATKVDGVYSADPNIDPKATKYDHLTFSQAIDKGLGVMDMTALAMCQEQDMPVVVFNFQKPGNIAAVIRGENIGTRLSVR; encoded by the coding sequence ATGCACACCGTTGATGACCCCAGCCCCGCTCCCAAGCTCCAAGCGCCCGATGGCGATCGGGAGCCGAACCGCTTGCTGCTCAAGCTGAGCGGCGAGGCCTTCGGACGCTCGGGCGCGGGCGTCGACCCCAACCTGCTCACCGACATCTGCAAGGAAATCGCCCAAGCGACCACGCATGGCGCCCAGTTGGCGATCGTGGTCGGCGGTGGCAACATCATCCGAGGGGCCCAACTGGCCGCCGCTGGCCTGGTGCAACGGGCGACCGCCGACCACATGGGCATGCTCGGCACGGTCATCAACGCCCTGGCGCTCCGCGAGGGGCTGACCTCGGTGGGCGTCGACAGCCGCGTGATGAGTGCCATCGAGATCCGCGCCGTTGCCGAAACATTCATCCGCGGGCGGGCGATTCGCCACCTCGAGAAGGGCCGCGTCGTCATCCTGGCCGGCGGCACGGGCAATCCGTACTTCTCGACCGACACCTGCGCATCGCTGCGGGCGATGGAACTGGGCTGCCGGGTCTTGTTGAAGGCCACCAAGGTCGACGGCGTGTACTCGGCCGACCCGAACATCGATCCGAAGGCGACCAAGTACGACCACCTGACCTTCTCCCAGGCCATCGACAAGGGCCTGGGCGTAATGGACATGACCGCTCTTGCCATGTGCCAGGAGCAGGACATGCCCGTCGTCGTGTTCAATTTCCAGAAGCCCGGCAACATCGCGGCGGTCATTCGCGGCGAGAACATCGGCACCCGCCTTTCCGTGCGATAA
- the frr gene encoding ribosome recycling factor, producing MSTDPDTILFEAEDAMEKGVEYLKQELRGIRSGRASTALIEFLKVEYYGASTDLKALAAISVPEPTQLLIKPFDQGAVGDIRRAIEAANLGLSPVVEDKSIRINVPALTSERRQQLVARCKKVGEETKVVLRNARRDANKHADALAKDSSAHISEDQVADLKDQIQEMLKKHEAEVDRRVAEKSKEVLEV from the coding sequence ATGTCAACCGACCCCGACACCATCTTGTTCGAAGCCGAAGACGCCATGGAGAAGGGCGTGGAGTACCTCAAGCAGGAACTCCGCGGCATCCGTAGCGGCCGCGCGAGCACGGCCCTGATCGAGTTCCTGAAGGTCGAGTACTACGGCGCGAGTACGGACCTGAAGGCTCTGGCTGCCATCAGCGTGCCCGAGCCTACGCAGCTGCTCATCAAGCCCTTCGACCAGGGCGCGGTGGGCGACATTCGCCGGGCCATCGAGGCGGCCAACCTGGGACTGAGCCCGGTGGTCGAGGACAAGTCCATTCGCATCAACGTGCCGGCCCTGACCTCCGAGCGTCGCCAGCAGCTCGTCGCGCGGTGCAAGAAAGTGGGCGAGGAAACGAAGGTCGTGCTCCGCAACGCGCGGCGCGACGCCAACAAGCACGCCGACGCCCTGGCCAAGGATTCCAGCGCCCACATCTCCGAGGATCAGGTCGCCGACCTCAAGGACCAGATCCAGGAGATGCTCAAGAAGCACGAAGCCGAGGTCGACCGCCGCGTAGCCGAGAAGAGCAAGGAAGTGCTCGAGGTTTAA